In the genome of Cronobacter malonaticus LMG 23826, one region contains:
- a CDS encoding VirK/YbjX family protein: MSVITSHAEHTPSSGLDLIKALTTGTLMPGGLWQKKSYRLKFALRSAIYLSATLRFMDALATNPRFEQLLSVQKTLPGKIHRHYLRLGLSAGERGSAIINHYDFIQAQAAPRLADALCATSEQPLFTLAAKEKTVVISASSAHKAEREGESTLWLRCDDVLLASLTFSVVRDASGYGIAIGGLQGPRRSVPHEAIRDATKACYGVFPKRLLMEVLWLMIQQHGMTHFEAVSNNGHVFRGLRYRFSKGRHFFASYDEFWESLGGERRGVRYFTLPLAAARKPLEEVASKKRSEYRKRYELLDALAEQWRALNAQ; this comes from the coding sequence ATGTCGGTCATCACTTCTCACGCTGAGCACACCCCCAGCAGCGGCCTGGATCTTATTAAGGCACTCACTACAGGCACACTGATGCCCGGCGGGTTATGGCAGAAAAAAAGTTATCGTCTGAAGTTTGCGCTGCGAAGTGCTATTTATCTGTCCGCCACGCTGCGCTTTATGGATGCCCTGGCGACAAATCCACGTTTTGAACAGCTGTTGAGCGTACAGAAAACGCTGCCCGGCAAAATCCACCGCCACTATCTGCGTCTGGGATTAAGCGCAGGCGAGCGTGGCAGCGCCATCATTAATCACTACGATTTTATCCAGGCTCAGGCCGCCCCGCGTCTTGCCGATGCGCTCTGCGCGACCAGCGAGCAGCCGCTTTTTACCCTTGCGGCGAAAGAGAAAACGGTCGTCATTAGTGCGTCATCGGCCCATAAAGCCGAGCGTGAAGGCGAAAGTACACTGTGGCTGCGCTGTGATGATGTGCTGCTCGCCAGCCTGACGTTCAGCGTGGTGCGCGACGCCAGCGGCTACGGCATTGCCATCGGCGGCCTGCAGGGGCCGCGCAGAAGCGTACCGCATGAAGCCATTCGTGATGCGACGAAAGCCTGTTACGGCGTCTTCCCGAAACGGCTGCTGATGGAAGTTCTGTGGCTGATGATTCAGCAGCATGGCATGACCCATTTCGAGGCGGTGAGTAATAACGGTCACGTGTTCCGCGGCCTGCGTTATCGCTTCAGCAAAGGGCGTCACTTTTTTGCAAGCTACGATGAGTTCTGGGAATCGCTCGGCGGCGAGCGTCGCGGCGTGCGCTATTTTACGCTGCCGCTTGCTGCCGCGCGCAAACCGCTCGAAGAGGTCGCCAGCAAGAAACGCTCTGAGTACCGTAAACGCTACGAGCTGCTGGATGCTCTGGCAGAGCAGTGGCGCGCGCTGAACGCGCAGTAA
- a CDS encoding DUF488 domain-containing protein, translated as MITLKRVYDEPDAQDGYRVLVDRLWPRGIKKADLPLDEWNKALAPSTALRKALHGEVIDFTHFSERYREELAAQQEEGERLAAISRKGTLTLLFGAKDRHQNHAQILAAWLRELAEKA; from the coding sequence ATGATTACGCTGAAACGCGTTTACGACGAGCCAGACGCGCAGGACGGCTACCGGGTGCTGGTAGACAGGCTCTGGCCACGCGGCATTAAAAAAGCGGATTTGCCGTTAGATGAGTGGAATAAAGCGCTGGCTCCTTCGACGGCGCTTCGCAAGGCGTTACACGGCGAGGTTATCGATTTTACGCACTTTAGCGAGCGCTACCGTGAAGAGCTTGCCGCACAACAGGAAGAAGGCGAGCGTCTGGCGGCGATTTCCCGTAAAGGAACGCTCACGCTGTTGTTTGGCGCGAAAGACAGGCACCAGAACCACGCGCAGATCCTCGCGGCGTGGCTCAGGGAGCTTGCTGAAAAGGCTTAG